The Lewinella sp. 4G2 nucleotide sequence AAATATCCGGAAAGTACACCTCAATGGCGAAGTAACTGATGATGAGCAGGGCGATGATGACGATGAAGAGCGTCCCGTTCGCCTTCTTCACCCGTTGGTTGCGGTAGGTCCCCGCGGCGGCTCCCCCGGCACCTTTACGGAAGCCACCGGCGATGCGGGCCTTCATGGCGTCCACCCCACCGGTTTGGAGGAGTTCTACGCGGGCCTTGCGCTGCTCGGCTTCCTCCTTCTTGGGGTCCCAGTAACGAGGTTTATAACTGAACTGCTGGTGGGTCGGTGGTTTCAGGAATTTGAAGATGCCCATGGTCGGTAGATTTTGGGAGTAGCTTAAAGGTCGGAGCGTATCCGGTAAATGGTAACGAATGGCTCCCTCCAAAGATGCGTCATCCACCGGACTTGGTGGGTATTCATACACTGTTATACATGAGACGATTATCACGTCTCCCCTCTCCTTTGGACCACTCAGTAGCCGCGAAGCGAAAGGGGCCGGGGGAGAGGAATACACAACGTCATGTATAGCAGTGGATGGGTATTCTACTATCCGGATGACTCAGTAGTTTAGCGCTTTGCTTTTGGACTGAGCTAGGGCCAATACCCAGCCGACCATCGCGTTTAGTATCCAAATATTCCTGATGCGCACACTGATCTTACTCACCACACTCATCTTGCTTTCCACCGGGGCCGACGCCCAGACGCGGATGGCCACGTATTACCACCAGAAGTTCTACGGCCGGCTGACGAGTACCGGTGAAAAGCTCAACCCACGGCTCTTTACCGCCGCCAGTAAACAGTACGACTGGGGCACGATACTGGAAGTCACCAACTTGGACAATGGCCGGACGACCCAGGTCCGCGTCAACGACTGCGGGCCGCACGCCAAAGGGAATATTCTCGACCTCTCTCAAGCGGCTGCCGAAGAGTTGGACATGATCCGGGCGGGGCGGGTGCCCGTCTCCGTTAAGGTTATTCGCCAGAGTACGGCTGGTCCCACTTGTTCCCGGGGGGCTTGGTCCAAAAGGTTACGGGCGGAAGGCCGGCCCATTCCGCCACCGCCGCCCAACTGGAAACCGGGGGATACGCCATCCGCAGCCGTCGCTAGCGCCCCACCCGCTTCAGTTGAGCGCCGTCCTGAGCGTGAAAGAGTTCCCCAACCCACTGGATTTCCCAACCAGCCCGCAACGGTGCCACCGGGTTACTTGCCCGCCGACTTCATACCCGCGGCAGCGCCCGAAAGAACGGTGAATGGATCGGGGAATTTCCGCGTTTTGGTGGGGACGTACGAAGACCCGGAGAACGCCAGGAAGATGGCCCTGCGGCTCAGTAAGGCGGCGAAAGAAGACGTGGTAATTATTAGCGATGGCCGCTTCAACCGGGTCTATGCGGGGCAGTACGAGCAACAACGGCAGGCCGAAGCGCTACGCAAACGGCTCAAACGGGCGGGCTTTAAGTACGCGATCGTGCGCGACGTGCCCGGCCGCTAAACCGGGAGTAGCGAGAGGATGAGGGCGGGGGCGATCAGCAACATAAAGAGGAGCGCGAGCCGCCATGCTTTGGGGAGAACTTGCATGCCCTGGAGACGCCCAAACGGGGCCAAAAGGTACTTTTTGAATCCGCTTTAATCATTTGCTAACAATTTGCTGTTGGGGAGAAGACTCGCCTTTCTTTTTATTTTCTATCACCCACCCAGCATGATCATTTATAAGACTAACGGCCCCTGGTTCAAGGACCTCGGCCACCTGTTTACTTCTTACACGATGACGCGGATCTCGAAGTCCGTCATCGCCATCGGCATCTACGCCGCCCTGTTCGTCGGCGCCGTGGAATACTGGGATCTCCACGAGTACCTGGCCATGGATACGATGATGTTTTCCGTGCTCGGTCTCATCCTCGGTCTCTTTCTGGGCTTCCGGACGAACACCGCCTACGACCGCTGGTGGGAAGCCCGCAAACAGTGGGGCGCCCTCGTGAACCACAGCCGGAACATGGCGATCTACGTCGATTCCATGTGGCCGGAATCCGACACGGGCATCCGCCGCTTCATGGCCAAGCACATCGGGAATTTCTGCCTCGCGCTGGCTTGGCACCTGCGCGACGGCGTCAAGCTCGACAACCTCGTTTACCTCAGCGAAGAAGAGATCGCTTATTACTCCACCAAAGATCACGTCCCCAATTTCATCGCCCTGCGCATCTTCCAGCGCATGGCCGAGGCCCACCGGAACGGCGACATCAACGAGGGGGATTACATCAACATCAAGGCCCAGCACCAGGCCCTGCTGGACATCCTCGGCGCCTGCGAACGCATCAAGAAAACGCCGATCCCGTTCAGCTACAACGTCTACCTCAAGCTGTTCGTGACGGCCTACGGTATCCTGCTGCCCATGGGCCTGGAGGAGAGTTTTGGTTGGACGACCGTGCCCCTCACCATGCTCGTTTTCTTCGCCCTGCTCGGCATCGAACTCATGGGTGAAGAGATCGAAGACCCCTTCGGCCTCGACTGCAACGACCTACCGACGAACGACATCGCCCACACCATCAAGGGTAATGTTTTCGAGATCCTCGAAGACCGTAAGCCCGTGGAGCATGACCGGGTAGAGCAGTATTCGAAAGTATTTTAGTCGGGTAGTCGGGTAGTCAGGTAGTACGTGCATGACACACGTGCACTACCCGACTACGCTACTACCCGACTACCGTACTACCACCGGTCGAGTAACCCGCGCACCCGTAGCATCCGTCAGCCGAACGAAAATGATGCCGTGGCGGCGGGGGAGATCGGGCCGCAGCGTGATTTCATTTGCGCCGGCGAAGACTGGCGAGATTAGTTCGTAGAGCAGTTGTCCCCTGGCGTCCACCAACTCAATTTGCAGCGTACCGGTTTCGGGGAGCGTCAGTTGCAGGCGCAGTTTGCGCACCATCGGGTTCGGTGAGATGACGACGTTTTCCAGGTATTCCGGAGCCAATGGGCGCTGTCGCGGGTGCTCAGAAAGTGGGCGAGCGCTGGGATCGGGAGCAGAGAACGTATCGACGATGGTATCGCGGACGAGGTCCCAGCCAGTAGGTTTCGATGGCTCTATGTAGACGATGCCCATGGTCGTCTCGATATCGTCGTATTCCGGCGGTGGCGGCGGGAGTGGAGGAGTGGCGATATCTCTTACCTGAAGGTTTCCTGTAATCGTTTCTCCTCCCCCAGAGCTATCGACTTCAATCCTTGGCGGCAGGTACGTCTCAGTATGAGGCATTGTGCCGCACTTAATAATAATTGGTGGTGGCGGCGGTGGCGGTGGAATAGCCGGAATAGAATCAACGGTAGGAGCGGGTACCGGTGGTGGCGGGGACATCGGCGTAGCTATCCGCCCCATGATCATATGATGTTGAATGATCGGTGTATCCAATTGCTTCGGTGGGGCCGGCGGCAGCGTATCCACCAACTCAGGAATGAGCGGCGCAGCGATCTCCCCCATGATTTCCGGGTAATCGATCTCAATCGGGTCCGCCGGTGGCGGGGTGGGTGTAGCCTGCGCATCTAACCCGGTCGAGCCGAAGAGCATCCCCGCGGCGGTGGCGGCCACTTTGAGTGGAGTGTAGCTGGGTTTGTGGGTGGCGCGGAGTTCGCGGCCGAGTTGGTCCGGGCGGAAGCGGCCGCAGATCTTGGCGCCATTTTCTTTGGTGTAGGCCCGCAGTTCGGCATCGGAAAAGCCGGTGAAGTCGACGACGTTCTTGGCGCAGGAGTCGCAGTGGCGGGCGGTGGTCCCATCGACGGGCGTCATGCCATTCCAATCTTCGTGGCAGGGTTCGGGGACGGAAATACGGAGGGGAGTGTAAGCCATGGTGTGCGTGATTTGCTGGGTAGATGCAGGGATCTTTGGGTTTGCACACTGGGGGGCTAAAAAAATTTATGTTTTCTGCTTTCCGGCATTTAGGTGATACTCTGAACGCAGCAAACGGTAACGAGCAATATCTCGAAACTTCCCGAAGCGCTTGCTGTCGGCGATGGATACGCCTTCCTGCACCATGCCATTCTTGATCATCACCTTTCCGGAAGCGGGGTTCTCGAGGAGGTGGACGGCCTCCAATTTATTCATTCCTAATTCCTCAAAGGCGAAGCAAATGATGGCTCCCAGCGCTTCCGTTACGTAACCCTTGTTCCAGTGCGGTTCCCCGACCCAGTAGCCGATGACCGCTTTTTCGTCGGCCGCGTGGACGTGTAACCCAATCCCGCCCAGAAATTCTTCAGTGGTGCCATTACGGATGGCGAAAATGTAGGCGGTTTTATTTGCAAAACCTTCGTTAGCCATATTCAGCCAAAACACGGCGTGTTCCTCACCGTAGGGGAAGGGCATATTCGCCGTAGTACGCGAAACGTTTTCGTTGTTGGCCAACGCGATGATGGCGGGGACGTCCTTTACGGCTGGTTTGGAAAGGCGTAGTCGTTCGGTTTGCAGAATGGGGTGCGTGGAAG carries:
- a CDS encoding septal ring lytic transglycosylase RlpA family protein: MRTLILLTTLILLSTGADAQTRMATYYHQKFYGRLTSTGEKLNPRLFTAASKQYDWGTILEVTNLDNGRTTQVRVNDCGPHAKGNILDLSQAAAEELDMIRAGRVPVSVKVIRQSTAGPTCSRGAWSKRLRAEGRPIPPPPPNWKPGDTPSAAVASAPPASVERRPERERVPQPTGFPNQPATVPPGYLPADFIPAAAPERTVNGSGNFRVLVGTYEDPENARKMALRLSKAAKEDVVIISDGRFNRVYAGQYEQQRQAEALRKRLKRAGFKYAIVRDVPGR
- a CDS encoding bestrophin family protein — protein: MIIYKTNGPWFKDLGHLFTSYTMTRISKSVIAIGIYAALFVGAVEYWDLHEYLAMDTMMFSVLGLILGLFLGFRTNTAYDRWWEARKQWGALVNHSRNMAIYVDSMWPESDTGIRRFMAKHIGNFCLALAWHLRDGVKLDNLVYLSEEEIAYYSTKDHVPNFIALRIFQRMAEAHRNGDINEGDYINIKAQHQALLDILGACERIKKTPIPFSYNVYLKLFVTAYGILLPMGLEESFGWTTVPLTMLVFFALLGIELMGEEIEDPFGLDCNDLPTNDIAHTIKGNVFEILEDRKPVEHDRVEQYSKVF
- a CDS encoding T9SS type A sorting domain-containing protein, whose protein sequence is MAYTPLRISVPEPCHEDWNGMTPVDGTTARHCDSCAKNVVDFTGFSDAELRAYTKENGAKICGRFRPDQLGRELRATHKPSYTPLKVAATAAGMLFGSTGLDAQATPTPPPADPIEIDYPEIMGEIAAPLIPELVDTLPPAPPKQLDTPIIQHHMIMGRIATPMSPPPPVPAPTVDSIPAIPPPPPPPPIIIKCGTMPHTETYLPPRIEVDSSGGGETITGNLQVRDIATPPLPPPPPEYDDIETTMGIVYIEPSKPTGWDLVRDTIVDTFSAPDPSARPLSEHPRQRPLAPEYLENVVISPNPMVRKLRLQLTLPETGTLQIELVDARGQLLYELISPVFAGANEITLRPDLPRRHGIIFVRLTDATGARVTRPVVVR
- a CDS encoding GNAT family N-acetyltransferase → MAEPSTHPILQTERLRLSKPAVKDVPAIIALANNENVSRTTANMPFPYGEEHAVFWLNMANEGFANKTAYIFAIRNGTTEEFLGGIGLHVHAADEKAVIGYWVGEPHWNKGYVTEALGAIICFAFEELGMNKLEAVHLLENPASGKVMIKNGMVQEGVSIADSKRFGKFRDIARYRLLRSEYHLNAGKQKT